One window from the genome of Hydra vulgaris chromosome 02, alternate assembly HydraT2T_AEP encodes:
- the LOC100213530 gene encoding testis-specific serine/threonine-protein kinase 3-like isoform X2 yields the protein MAHSDIINFNSSKKDNSLLEDNTSIDQSNSSSTTVTTTDKCSSKVNDFVMLLKHGYVLFNKQLGEGTYSKVKHAYSKKQNRDVAIKIIKRKIAPKEFLKRFLPRELEIIGNIEHPNICKCFEVLDVGCKVYLCLEFAQGGDLLEYIKKHKIMSESVAKVFFSQVVDAILYLHSKNILHRDLKCENILIGDKLKPLLADFGFAKYVKNNDLSRTFCGSSAYASIEILKGVAYDGKCAEVWSLGCILYIITTGNMPFNDFDKVKQIKQMERGPAYRNLQQPISNTLRQLISRMLDVDPNTRVTLKEIGKLSWMRE from the exons ATGGCTCACTCTGATATTATCAATTTCAACTCATCAAAAAAAGACAATTCTCTTTTAGAAGACAATACTTCAATTGATCAATCCAACAGTAGCTCAACAACAGTTACGACAACAGACAAATGCAGTTCAAAAGTAAATGATTTTGTAATGCTACTAAAACATGGCTATGtgctttttaataaacagttaGGCGAAGGAACGTATTCAAAGGTCAAACACGCATATTCTAAAAAGCAAAACCGAGACGTTgctattaaaattatcaaaagaaaaattgccccgaaagagtttttaaaacgctttttacCTCGGGAGTTGGAAATTATTGGCAACATCGAGCATCCAAatatttgcaaatgttttgaaGTGCTAGATGTTGGTTGCAAAGTATACTTGTGCCTGGAATTTGCGCAAGGAGGAGATTTGTTGGAATACATTAAAAAGCATAAGATAATGTCAGAAAGCGtagctaaagtttttttttctcag gTGGTTGATGCTATACTGTATCTTCacagtaaaaacattttgcatCGCGATTTAAAATGTGAAAATATACTTATTGGAGATAAACTAAAACCTCTTCTAGCTGATTTTGGATTTGCAAAGTACGTTAAAAACAATGATCTAAGTAGGACGTTTTGTGGAAGTTCTGCATACGCCTCAATTGAAATTCTTAAAG GAGTTGCGTATGATGGGAAATGTGCTGAAGTGTGGAGCTTAGGATGTATTCTTTACATTATAACAACAGGTAACATGCCTTTCAATgattttgataaagttaaacaaatcaaacaaatGGAACGTGGTCCAGCGTACCGTAACTTGCAACAACCTATATCAAATACACTACGTCAGTTAATATCACGTATGTTAGACGTTGATCCGAACACTCGAGTTACCTTAAAAGAAATTGGAAAACTGAGTTGGATGagagaataa
- the LOC136076180 gene encoding uncharacterized protein LOC136076180 has protein sequence MLKYSNDFQLAQGLNQLWYKDNTTTAVIADNSGFATRQAYLIQKPTKKETFLFCVPLRHIFGFCDDYDKVIYGLKHTITLVRDSDDNAIFKLADVAAGKVNPNKISLFMPHVQPADAERFKLYKQIESKVTLSVSFRRRQCKTISVPQATTFPWRLSVKTSPENPRYIIFGFQTSKSGDQNANPSIFDHCDLKNMYIMLNQDRYPAVDYNLSLPNI, from the coding sequence ATGCTTAAATACTCAAATGACTTTCAATTAGCGCAAGGATTAAATCAATTGTGGTATAAAGATAATACAACAACAGCAGTAATCGCAGATAACTCAGGGTTTGCAACAAGACAAGCATACCTTATTCAGAAAccaactaaaaaagaaacatttttattttgcgtACCTTTAAGACACATTTTTGGATTCTGTGATGATTATGACAAAGTTATTTATGGGCTTAAACATACAATAACTCTTGTAAGAGATAGTGATGATAACGCAATTTTTAAGCTTGCTGATGTAGCTGCAGGAAAAGTTAATCCTAATAAAATATCATTGTTTATGCCACATGTCCAACCAGCAGATGCAGaaaggtttaaactttataagcAAATCGAATCAAAAGTGACACTTTCAGTAAGTTTTCGTCGGCGTCAGTGTAAAACTATATCTGTTCCACAAGCTACTACATTTCCTTGGAGATTGAGTGTAAAGACATCTCCTGAAAACCCAAGATACATTATTTTTGGATTTCAAACCAGTAAGAGTGGGGACCAAAATGCTAATccttcaatatttgatcattgcgatttgaaaaatatgtacATTATGCTTAATCAAGACAGATATCCTGCTGTTGATTATAATTTGTCATTgccaaatatataa
- the LOC136076181 gene encoding uncharacterized protein LOC136076181 codes for MKDKMFKYFSANSTRKYIGVLDEMVNKYNTKHSSIKMTPVEASDKKNESIVWLNLNGNVRSESVRPNFSIGDRIRITKKKGTFEKGYTPRWNEEVFTVSQIQFTDSPTYKITDDNNEEIQSTFYEQKMQKTDQNIFRIEKIIRKLKNKSLVKWHGYPDSFNSWVNNKELISLKNSLNLQNYKKLISVCKRVCNYNILIYYFGSFEMIEMTYDML; via the coding sequence atgaaagataaaatgtttaagtACTTTTCAGCTAATTCTACTAGAAAATATATTGGcgttttagatgaaatggtaaataaatacaacacaaagcattcttcaattaaaatgacacCAGTTGAAGCTAgcgataaaaagaatgaaagtATTGTTTGGTTAAATCTAAATGGAAATGTACGATCAGAGTCTGTAAGACCAAACTTTTCAATTGGTGATAGAATTAGGATAACTAAAAAGAAAGGAACGTTTGAAAAAGGATACACACCGAGATGGAATGAAGAAGTTTTTACAGTGTCACAGATTCAGTTCACAGATTCACCAACGTATAAAATAACTGACgataataatgaagaaatacaaagtactttttatgaacaaaaaatgcaaaaaactgatcaaaatatatttaggattgaaaaaattattcgtAAACTCAAAAACAAATCATTAGTAAAGTGGCATGGGTATCCTGATTCGTTCAACTCATgggttaataataaagaattgataagtctgaaaaattctttgaatttacaaaattacaaaaaattgatCAGTGTTTGTAAGAGAGTttgtaactataatatattaatatattattttggcTCATTTGAAATGATTGAAATGACTTATGATATGTTATGA